A window from Drosophila nasuta strain 15112-1781.00 chromosome 3, ASM2355853v1, whole genome shotgun sequence encodes these proteins:
- the LOC132788117 gene encoding putative odorant receptor 83c, with translation MSLRPSENFTGIIRVVRNLALMLGVDAYDPNYRINMKTAMTLGAIVTYSGFTITTVIRLRNWKFALQALVMAGFVLQSLNKFYVGVRHSRRIYQVYYSVVEIYVRFEKHPDPRYANNLHQNCRRLRTALIVASVMYAVGIVGMILLPIFVSLFTDKFILILHFHIPGIDVTTEMGAWITQAVHAVSMAIGGLGLLVGDSTMIVFLMQPFIFVDILRLKIEVFNQFVDIPSTQSESEIQRMLVDIMQFHQEYLRFILRIYDLMSSIVSTQVSSAGVCIIMTIFVLMTSDWLGGYCFAIVLIPNLYIYCILGTFVENCNTAIMYEVYNISFYNLKARQQRQVLFMLSKTQRTEMMQVLGVMPLDVSTALQIIMLEFYYKL, from the exons GTCGACGCCTATGATCCAAATTATCGAATCAACATGAAAACGGCAATGACTTTGGGTGCTATTGTTACTTATTCGGGGTTTACAATTACGACTGTGATCCGTCTGAGGAATTGGAAGTTCGCACTGCAGGCTTTGGTTATGGCCGGCTTCGTACTACAGAGTTTGAACAAGTTTTATGTTGGAGTCCGACATTCACGAAGAATTTACCAGGTCTATTACAGTGTAGTTGAGATCTATGTAAGATTTGAAAAGCATCCAGATCCCAgatatgcaaacaatttgcatcAGAATTGTCGCAGATTACGAACAGCTTTGATTGTGGCCAGCGTCATGTATGCGGTTGGAATTGTTGGCATGATCTTGTTGCCCATTTTCGTCTCTTTGTTTACGGACAAATTCATTCTGATTTTGCACTTTCATATTCCCGGCATCGATGTGACAACTGAGATGGGAGCTTGGATCACCCAAGCTGTGCATGCCGTCTCAATGGCTATCGGAGGACTTGGATTGCTTGTTGGTGACTCGACTATGATCGTCTTTCTAATGCAGCCTTTTATATTCGTTGATATCTTGCGACTTAAAATTGAAGTTTTCAATCAGTTTGTGGACATACCTAGCACTCAATCCGAATCGGAGATTCAGCGAATGCTTGTCGATATTATGCAATTTCATCAGGAGTACTTGAG GTTCATCTTACGGATCTACGATCTAATGTCCTCGATTGTATCCACCCAGGTTTCCAGTGCTGGAGTTTGCATTATAATGACTATATTCGTTCTGATGACCAGTGATTGGCTCGGTGGATATTGCTTTGCCATTGTTCTCATTCCAAActtgtatatttattgtattcttGGCACATTTGTAGAGAATTGT AATACTGCCATCATGTATGAGGTCTACAATATCTCTTTTTACAATCTCAAAGCTCGTCAGCAGCGtcaagttttatttatgttgagcAAAACGCAGCGGACTGAAATGATGCAAGTACTTGGCGTAATGCCTTTGGATGTGAGCACAGCTCTGCAG